A segment of the Pseudomonas serboccidentalis genome:
TGCCAGTGTCATGGCGGTTGTGCGCGGGATACCTTCGGGTATGCCGGGTGCCTGAAGTCCCGGTCTGCGAACCTGCGTACAGCTGCCACCCTACATTCGTTTCGCAGCGAACTGTGGCGGCTCCACTACTTCAGGAGTTCCACCATGTTCAAACACACCCCCAACCCCCCAGAGCCCGAAACCACCCCGGAACGGCCCACCGATCCCGTTTCCCCCTACGCCTTCCTCGATTCAAGAAAGCTTCACGATGCGGCCCTGCGTGCCCTTGATCATTATCTGAAGCCTGCGGATAAACCGCCAAAACCGGTCGGCCATCCCAGCACAATCTTCACTGTCCTCCCCGAAGTCGATTCTGAAACCCTGTTGGCCCATGCCTGTGAAACACTGGCCTCGGCCAATGTCATGGCCGCTGAGTTGGCGTTTACCTTGAGCGGTCCGACGTGCAGTTAGTTGCTTGGCATCCAGCAGATGATTTCGCTCGCTGAGCTGTCGGTTAACCGCGTCCTCGATCAAGTCGATCCGCAAGGCTGACCCACAATAAAAAGCCCGCTGACCTCCACAGGTTCAGCGGGCTTTTGCGTGCAGCGGCAAAAATTACAAGGTGCCGAACACCTTCTTCGCCAGACCGGTCGCCGCAGCGGCCGGATTCTTGCGAATGGTTTCTTCCTGTTTGCCAATCATCTCGAACAGGCCATTGAGCGCTTGCTCGGTGACGTAGTTTTCGACGTTGGCGCTTTTCGCATCCACGACGCCCAGGGTCGCGGCCTGGCCGGCGAAGCTGTTGTATTTCTGCGCGACGCCAACCTTGTCGGTAGCCTGTTTGACGATCGGCAGGAACTTGGCGCGGATCTGTTCGCGGCTGGTTTTGTCCAGGTATTGGGTGGCCGAGTCGTTGCCGCCGCTGAGGATGCCTTTGGCGTCGGCCACGGTCATTTTCTTCACGGCGTCGACGAGGATCGGCTGGGCCTGGGTCACGGCGTTTTCCGCGGCTTTGTTCATCGCGGTTTCGAGTTCGTCGACCTGGGCGCCCATGCCGAAGGCTTTCATCTTGCCGGCGACTTTGCCGAGTTTGCCCGGCAGTTCGATTTTCACGTCCGGGTTGTTGCTGAAACCGCCCGGGGTGCCCAGTTGTTTGACGGCCAGTTGTGCGCCTTGGGTCAGGGCGTCCTTGAGGCCGCCGGTGGCGTCTTGTTGCGACAGGTCGCTGAGTGACAGCGCCAGCACGTTGGCGGAGATCATCAAGCCCGCGCACAGGCCGGCGAAGCGAAGAGTAGGGCGGAACATGGCAGCTTCCTTGATAGACAATTAGCGAATCGCGTCGACGCGGATTTTCAGCGGCTGCGGATCGTTGCCGTCCAGTTGTACGGCGTGGTTTACGGTGGTGATGAACATCAGCTCGCCGTTGACTTCGATGCGCGCGCTGACCGAGTAGTGGTGGCCGGGTTTGACCTGCGCCGGATCGTAGCTCAAGTGAAACGGCAGTGGCACCTGGCCTTTGACCGGGCCTTTCTGCTCGTCCAGCACCACGGCTGGTGCATCGGCCAGCGATACATCCTGCAGGCTCACGCTCAGGGTTGCGCTCGGTGGCAGGGCGATGCGTTGCAGGTAGAACACTTCACCGTCGAGGCCGACTTTGCCAGCGGGGTTGGTTGATTGGCAGGCGCTGAGCAGGGTAGCGGCGGCAAGCAGAGTCAGTTTTTTCATAGTGTTCTCCATTCAATTGCAGGAGTGAGCCTGCTCGCGATAGCGGTGTGTCAGACGACAGTGATGCCGACTGACACGACGCCTTCGCGAGCAAGCTCGCTCCCACCAGGTTTGCATCAGGTCTCGGGTTGAGTGATGACCTGATCGGCAGCGTCTTCACTGCGATGCAACGCGACCTGGCGGATCGACAAACGAATCTCCGCCGGCAACACGCGCTTGGCCGCACCTTCGGCGAGTTCGCCAAGCAGTTCGTGATAACTCAGTTTGCCGGCATCGTCGCGGCGCAGCACGTCGAGGTCGAGCATCGTTTGGATGAAGTGACGGAACAGGCTCTTGTCGAAAAACTCCGGGGCGTTGAGGCCATGGAGGATCGACAGGCGCTGAGCCATGACTGTGCACAGGTCTTCCAGTTCTTCGGCGCTGATGGTGTTCTGACCGGCGTTGAGCAGCAAGGACACGGTCATGTAAAAACGCTGCAAGGTCTGGGCGATGCTCTTCGACAGCAGCGTCAACAGCACGAAATGCCGCGAACTTGGCGCCGGGCGCAGATAGACGTCTTTCTCGAAACGCAGCAGGCCTTGCTCGACGAACGCTTCCAGCCACTGATCGACCACGCCGTCCAGTTCGTCCAGCGTCCAGCGAATGAATAGTTCTGACTGCAAGTACGGATACAGCGCGCGGGTGTAACGCAGGATCTGTTCGCGGCTCATGCGCGAGGTGCTCTGGAAGAAACTCGCCAGCAGCGCCGGCAACGCGAAGATGTGCAGCACGTTGTTGCGGTAGTAGGTCATCAGGACGGCGTTCTGCTCGTCCAGGTACAGAATCTTGCCCAGCGCATCGTTCTGTTCGGCCAGCAGGTCCATGTCCTTCACGTGCTCGATCAGCGCACGGCCGTCGCCTTCCGGCAAGGTGGTGTGCGGCGAGTACGGTACTTTGCGCAGCAACGCCAGGTACAGATCCAGCACCCGTGCCATGGCACGATCGTCCAGCGCCAGACGCGTGGTCGAGAGCAGCGCCAGCGCCACCAGATTGACCGGGTTGATCGCCGCGGCCTCATTGAGATGCTGCGCGACTTTTTCGCCGAGGCGGTTGGTGGTTTCGTTGAGCCACGCCGGTTTGTACTGCGGGCCGAGCTCCTGCTGGCGCCAGCCTGGCTGTTCGCTGTCGAGGAATTCCGCGAGTTTGATCGGCTCGCCGAAGTTCACCGCCACCTGCCCGAAACGCTGCTTGAGCGCGCCGATGACTTTGAAAATGTCGAAGATCGATTCTTTCTTCTTGCTCGCGCCGCGCAGTTCGCCGAGGTAGGTGCGACCTTCCAGCACGCGCTCGTAGCCGATGTACACCGGCACAAACACGATCGGCATCCGCGATGAACGCAGGAAGCTGCGCAGGGTGATCGCGAGCATGCCGGTTTTCGGTTGCAGCATGCGCCCGGTGCGCGAGCGGCCGCCCTCGACGAAGTATTCGACCGGGAAACCTTTGGTGAACAGGGTGTGCAGGTATTCGTTGAACACCGAGGTGTACAGCGGATTGCCCTTGAACGTGCGACGCATGAAGAACGCGCCGCCACGGCGCAACAGGCTGCCGATCACCGGCATGTTGAGGTTGATCCCGGCGGCGATGTGCGGCGGGGTCAGGCCGTTACGAAACAGCAAGTACGAGAGCAGCAGGTAGTCGATGTGGCTGCGGTGGCACGGCACATAGATCACTTCGTGACCCTGGGCGACCTTCTGCACGCCTTCGATGTGATTGACCTTGATGCCGTCGTAGATCTTGTTCCAGAACCAGCTCAGCACCACTTCGAGGAAGCGGATCGCGGTGTAGGTGTAGTCCGAGGCGATCTCGTTGCCGTAGCGCAGGGCCTGGGCCTTGGCTTTTTCCGGGGAGATGTTTTCGCGTTCGGCTTCATCGAGGATCGCCTGCTTGACCAATGGCTTGTTGAGCAGGCCCTTGACCAGATTGCGCCGGTGGGAAATGTCCGGGCCGATCACCGCCGCCTTCAGGTTGCGGAAGTGCACGCGCAGGACGCGCTGGGCCATGCGCACAGTGCGTTCGTGGCCCTTGTTGTGCTCGATCAGTTCACGTAGATGGATCGGCGCCGAGAATTGCACGCGGGTCTTGCGCCCGAGGACGATGATGCTCAGCAGTCGACGCAGGCGACCGGTGACCGCCCAGCTGTCGGCGAACAGCAGCTTCCACGGACTGTTTTCGCTGTCCGGCGACTGGCCCCAGAACACGCTGACCGGAATGATCTGCGCGTCTTCGGCAGCGTTCTGCGTCAGGGCGCTGACCAGGCGGGTCAGGGTCGGCGGCGCACCGCGCTTGTCCTGACGGCCGAGCCAGTCCGGGTCCGGTGTCAGGTAAAAGAACGCTGCCGGTTCGATCAGTGGACCGACCGACACCGGCAGCACCGGACGCGGCAGGCCGGCCTTGGTGCACTCGGTATCGACCACCGCCAGATCGGTGAGCGAAGGATTTTGCAGGACGTAGAACACCGGACGACTGCGGTCGAGGTTGAGGGTGAGCGACGACTGGTTGATCGTCTCCGAGCGAACCCAGAGGTACAACAGTCGGCGCAAGGTGCCAAACACTAGACGGCGGAACGGGGAACGGGTCATACGGCTTCTGCGTGAGTGAATAAAACCGAGCAAGTGCTCGGGCGGTCGACAGTTTGCCGTATTCGCCGAAAATCGGCAAAAAAGCGGCGAAGTAAACTCCTGTTGAGAGTTTTCGTGCCTGTCATATACTCGGCAATCTGTCGCCGGGGCCCTTTATGGACGTCGGGCGCAGTCTGACGTTCCGCAAAGGCTTTCCTGCGAAAAGCCTGTTCAATAATAAAAAAGGAGTATGAACAGATGGCAACACGTGAAACCGGCAATGTGAAGTGGTTCAACGACGCCAAAGGCTACGGCTTCATTCAGCGCGAGGACGGGGTGGACGTGTTCGTGCACTACCGCGCGATCCGCGGTGAAGGGCACCGGTCGCTGACTGAGGGCCAGCAGGTTGAGTACGCGGTGATCACCGGCGAAAAGGGTTTGCAGGCGGAAGACGTTGTAGGCCTGTAACTTTCAAGATCAA
Coding sequences within it:
- a CDS encoding DUF4197 domain-containing protein, whose product is MFRPTLRFAGLCAGLMISANVLALSLSDLSQQDATGGLKDALTQGAQLAVKQLGTPGGFSNNPDVKIELPGKLGKVAGKMKAFGMGAQVDELETAMNKAAENAVTQAQPILVDAVKKMTVADAKGILSGGNDSATQYLDKTSREQIRAKFLPIVKQATDKVGVAQKYNSFAGQAATLGVVDAKSANVENYVTEQALNGLFEMIGKQEETIRKNPAAAATGLAKKVFGTL
- a CDS encoding YbaY family lipoprotein, with the protein product MKKLTLLAAATLLSACQSTNPAGKVGLDGEVFYLQRIALPPSATLSVSLQDVSLADAPAVVLDEQKGPVKGQVPLPFHLSYDPAQVKPGHHYSVSARIEVNGELMFITTVNHAVQLDGNDPQPLKIRVDAIR
- the plsB gene encoding glycerol-3-phosphate 1-O-acyltransferase PlsB, with protein sequence MTRSPFRRLVFGTLRRLLYLWVRSETINQSSLTLNLDRSRPVFYVLQNPSLTDLAVVDTECTKAGLPRPVLPVSVGPLIEPAAFFYLTPDPDWLGRQDKRGAPPTLTRLVSALTQNAAEDAQIIPVSVFWGQSPDSENSPWKLLFADSWAVTGRLRRLLSIIVLGRKTRVQFSAPIHLRELIEHNKGHERTVRMAQRVLRVHFRNLKAAVIGPDISHRRNLVKGLLNKPLVKQAILDEAERENISPEKAKAQALRYGNEIASDYTYTAIRFLEVVLSWFWNKIYDGIKVNHIEGVQKVAQGHEVIYVPCHRSHIDYLLLSYLLFRNGLTPPHIAAGINLNMPVIGSLLRRGGAFFMRRTFKGNPLYTSVFNEYLHTLFTKGFPVEYFVEGGRSRTGRMLQPKTGMLAITLRSFLRSSRMPIVFVPVYIGYERVLEGRTYLGELRGASKKKESIFDIFKVIGALKQRFGQVAVNFGEPIKLAEFLDSEQPGWRQQELGPQYKPAWLNETTNRLGEKVAQHLNEAAAINPVNLVALALLSTTRLALDDRAMARVLDLYLALLRKVPYSPHTTLPEGDGRALIEHVKDMDLLAEQNDALGKILYLDEQNAVLMTYYRNNVLHIFALPALLASFFQSTSRMSREQILRYTRALYPYLQSELFIRWTLDELDGVVDQWLEAFVEQGLLRFEKDVYLRPAPSSRHFVLLTLLSKSIAQTLQRFYMTVSLLLNAGQNTISAEELEDLCTVMAQRLSILHGLNAPEFFDKSLFRHFIQTMLDLDVLRRDDAGKLSYHELLGELAEGAAKRVLPAEIRLSIRQVALHRSEDAADQVITQPET
- a CDS encoding cold-shock protein — translated: MATRETGNVKWFNDAKGYGFIQREDGVDVFVHYRAIRGEGHRSLTEGQQVEYAVITGEKGLQAEDVVGL